One Granulicella sp. 5B5 DNA window includes the following coding sequences:
- a CDS encoding Hsp20/alpha crystallin family protein, with amino-acid sequence MSITRFVPFRSGLSDVAVLQNRLNSIFQEFARPGGDVSEGSEILAMGHFVPAVDVYEDAQKLVLKLEIPGIRREDLDIRVEGRALTVKGERKFESEEKEENFHRIERRYGSFVRSFTLPPSVNTDEVSATATDGVLTVSLAKKPEAKPKQIEVKVGEAPKQVEAAAKA; translated from the coding sequence ATGAGTATCACGCGATTCGTGCCCTTTCGTAGTGGGTTGAGTGACGTGGCCGTGTTGCAGAACCGGCTGAACTCGATCTTCCAAGAGTTCGCCCGCCCGGGCGGGGATGTCTCGGAGGGATCGGAGATACTGGCGATGGGGCACTTTGTGCCGGCCGTGGATGTCTATGAAGATGCACAGAAACTGGTGCTGAAGCTGGAGATTCCGGGGATTCGTCGTGAGGACCTGGACATTCGTGTCGAGGGGCGTGCGCTCACGGTGAAGGGCGAGCGAAAGTTCGAGTCGGAAGAGAAGGAAGAGAACTTTCACCGGATCGAGCGCCGTTACGGAAGCTTTGTGCGCAGCTTTACGCTGCCTCCCTCGGTGAACACGGATGAGGTGTCGGCGACGGCGACTGACGGTGTGCTGACAGTAAGCTTGGCTAAGAAACCAGAGGCGAAGCCGAAGCAGATCGAAGTGAAGGTTGGCGAGGCCCCTAAGCAGGTGGAAGCTGCCGCGAAGGCGTAA